The following coding sequences lie in one Glycine max cultivar Williams 82 chromosome 19, Glycine_max_v4.0, whole genome shotgun sequence genomic window:
- the LOC100812165 gene encoding nuclear transport factor 2 isoform X1, producing MASSYPGSVSAAQVGSYFVGQYYQILRQQPNLVHQFYSDSSSMIRVDGDSVETAHDVLQIHSIVSLLNFTTIEIKTINSLDSWDGGVLVMASGFVKIKDIGGKRKFVQTFFLAPQEKGYFVMNDMFHFIDDGVMYPNLVPVASETIDTQPHLSASLAEPPAVSDYGLEEEAREYANSVHIDDDPVDKYSLPEHQQQLQEELETEIVVEETSVQEASPPIHTVAHTIQEPPVALVEESFEEPPKKTYASILRVSKGLPVLSAAPKHAPHSFKSAPPPPELNHVAQPAVQQSSSASMYAPESGTEAAEEGYALEEDEVTSVYVRNLPANVTEVEIDQEFKNFGRIKPDGIFIRVRKEIGVCYAFVEFEDIIGVQNALQSSPLQLAGRQVYIEERRPNSVGAARGGRRGRGRGSYQADAPRGRFGGRSMGRGGYQDGSDYTRLRGDGYLQRGSR from the exons ATGGCGTCTTCGTATCCCGGTTCCGTTAGTGCCgcacag GTTGGTTCCTACTTCGTGGGACAGTACTACCAGATTCTTCGCCAGCAACCGAATCTCGTTCACCAGTTCTACTCCGATTCCAGCAGCATGATTCGCGTTGACGGAGACTCCGTTGAAACCGCGCACGATGTGTTG CAAATTCATTCAATTGTCTCGTTACTGAATTTTACTACAATTGAGATCAAGACAATCAATTCTCTTGACTCTTGGGATGGAGGTGTGCTTGTGATGGCCTcaggttttgtgaagataaaGGATATCGGTGGGAAGCGGAAGTTTGTTCAAACTTTCTTTCTTGCTCCTCAGGAGAAGGGTTACTTTGTAATGAATGATATGTTTCATTTCATTGATGATGGAGTAATGTACCCAAATCTGGTACCAGTGGCATCCGAAACGATTGACACACAACCACATCTTTCTGCTTCTCTTGCTGAGCCACCAG CAGTTTCAGACTACGGCTTAGAGGAAGAAGCCAGGGAATATGCCAACTCAGTTCATATAGATGATGATCCAGTGGACAAGTATAGTCTTCCTGAGCACCAGCAGCAGCTACAAGAAGAACTTGAAACCGAAATTGTGGTGGAGGAAACTTCCGTACAGGAGGCATCTCCACCAATTCATACCGTTGCACACACTATCCAAGAACCCCCTGTTGCTCTTGTGGAAGAGTCCTTTGAGGAGCCTCCTAAGAAAACATATGCATCTATT TTACGAGTTTCCAAAGGGCTGCCAGTGTTGTCAGCTGCTCCAAAGCATGCTCCACATTCTTTCAAAAGTGCTCCACCTCCTCCAGAGTTGAACCATGTAGCACAGCCTGCTGTTCAGCAGTCAAGCTCTGCATCTATGTATGCTCCCGAGTCAGGGACCGAGGCAGCAGAAGAAGGCTATGCACTAGAAGAAG ATGAAGTAACATCTGTCTATGTTAGAAACTTGCCTGCTAATGTTACTGAAGTGGAGATTGACCAAGAATTTAAGAATTTTGGCAGAATTAAGCCAGATGGAATATTCATTAGGGTCCGAAAG GAAATTGGAGTCTGCTATGCATTTGTTGAATTTGAAGACATTATTGGTGTTCAAAATGCACTTCAG TCTTCTCCACTCCAATTGGCTGGAAGACAAGTATACATAGAGGAGCGGAGGCCAAACAGTGTCGGTGCAGCTCGGGGAGGAA GAAGGGGAAGAGGCAGAGGCAGCTATCAAGCAGATGCTCCGAGAGGGCGTTTTGGTGGTAGGAGCATGGGAAGGGGAGGTTATCAGGATGGTTCAGACTACACCAGACTAAGAGGTGATGGTTATCTTCAGCGTGGTTCACGATGA
- the LOC100812713 gene encoding uncharacterized protein: MMLRSSSTPVLGSLLSSFPDSPNNNIHSETCHALKHFPPTSVPQPYHKLTCHQTRSFACGSSPISPSIGELERQNKGFRRVQSDGNLQDLAYFSCNNEERLEYLDPSKRFSARHRSLVLETIPSYSTAKHNGLSEEEEDEEMESESEDGFSVVNGGKDVIFSEEVRVKNGVCRVSFGDQEEVGSGKEMYLAKGLGVECCGDGIGGCRGGGGGDHNPLGSGGNDGDRHAVEEYYKKMVKENPGDPLFLRNYANFLYQYKQDCEGAEEYYSRAILADPDDGEVLSQYGKLVWELHHDQERASSYFERAVQASPEDSHVQAAYASFLWDTEEDEDGSNEPQCLPPHSLQGAIATAGA, encoded by the exons ATGATGCTAAGAAGCTCTTCAACACCAGTTCTTGGATCCCTCCTCTCATCCTTCCCAGATAGTCCTAACAACAATATTCACTCAGAAACCTGTCATGCACTTAAACACTTTCCACCAACCAGTGTCCCACAACCTTATCACAAACTTACTTGCCACCAAACCCGGTCCTTTGCATGTGGTTCTTCTCCAATCTCTCCCTCAATTGGTGAGCTTGAAAGGCAAAACAAAGGCTTTAGAAGAGTCCAATCTGATGGGAACTTGCAAGACTTGGCCTACTTTTCTTGCAACAATGAAGAAAGGTTGGAGTATTTAGACCCTTCCAAGAGGTTTTCAGCTAGACACAGGAGCTTGGTGCTGGAGACAATTCCTTCTTACTCTACTGCTAAGCACAATGGCTTGagtgaagaagaggaagatgaagaaatgGAAAGTGAGAGTGAAGATGGGTTCAGTGTGGTGAATGGTGGAAAGGATGTGATATTCAGTGAAGAGGTGAGAGTGAAGAATGGAGTTTGTAGGGTGAGTTTTGGTGACCAGGAAGAGGTTGGTAGTGGTAAAGAAATGTATCTTGCAAAGGGACTTGGTGTGGAGTGTTGTGGCGATGGCATAGGTGGTTGTAGAGGCGGCGGTGGTGGTGATCATAATCCCTTGGGTTCTGGAGGAAATGATGGAGATAGGCATGCAGTGGAAGAATATTACAAGAAAATGGTTAAGGAAAATCCTGGGGATCCATTGTTTCTGAGGAATTATGCTAATTTTTTGTATCAG TACAAACAAGACTGTGAAGGAGCAGAGGAGTATTATTCCCGCGCCATACTTGCAGACCCGGATGACGGAGAAGTTCTATCACAGTATGGGAAGTTAGTTTGGGAGCTACATCATGACCAAGAACGTGCCTCCAGCTATTTTGAAAGAGCAGTCCAAGCCTCTCCTGAAGACAG CCATGTACAAGCAGCATATGCTAGTTTCCTTTGGGACACGGAGGAAGACGAGGATGGTAGCAACGAACCACAATGTTTGCCGCCACATTCTCTTCAAGGAGCTATAGCTACTGCAGGTGCTTGA
- the LOC100812165 gene encoding nuclear transport factor 2 isoform X2, whose translation MASSYPGSVSAAQVGSYFVGQYYQILRQQPNLVHQFYSDSSSMIRVDGDSVETAHDVLQIHSIVSLLNFTTIEIKTINSLDSWDGGVLVMASGFVKIKDIGGKRKFVQTFFLAPQEKGYFVMNDMFHFIDDGVMYPNLVPVASETIDTQPHLSASLAEPPVSDYGLEEEAREYANSVHIDDDPVDKYSLPEHQQQLQEELETEIVVEETSVQEASPPIHTVAHTIQEPPVALVEESFEEPPKKTYASILRVSKGLPVLSAAPKHAPHSFKSAPPPPELNHVAQPAVQQSSSASMYAPESGTEAAEEGYALEEDEVTSVYVRNLPANVTEVEIDQEFKNFGRIKPDGIFIRVRKEIGVCYAFVEFEDIIGVQNALQSSPLQLAGRQVYIEERRPNSVGAARGGRRGRGRGSYQADAPRGRFGGRSMGRGGYQDGSDYTRLRGDGYLQRGSR comes from the exons ATGGCGTCTTCGTATCCCGGTTCCGTTAGTGCCgcacag GTTGGTTCCTACTTCGTGGGACAGTACTACCAGATTCTTCGCCAGCAACCGAATCTCGTTCACCAGTTCTACTCCGATTCCAGCAGCATGATTCGCGTTGACGGAGACTCCGTTGAAACCGCGCACGATGTGTTG CAAATTCATTCAATTGTCTCGTTACTGAATTTTACTACAATTGAGATCAAGACAATCAATTCTCTTGACTCTTGGGATGGAGGTGTGCTTGTGATGGCCTcaggttttgtgaagataaaGGATATCGGTGGGAAGCGGAAGTTTGTTCAAACTTTCTTTCTTGCTCCTCAGGAGAAGGGTTACTTTGTAATGAATGATATGTTTCATTTCATTGATGATGGAGTAATGTACCCAAATCTGGTACCAGTGGCATCCGAAACGATTGACACACAACCACATCTTTCTGCTTCTCTTGCTGAGCCACCAG TTTCAGACTACGGCTTAGAGGAAGAAGCCAGGGAATATGCCAACTCAGTTCATATAGATGATGATCCAGTGGACAAGTATAGTCTTCCTGAGCACCAGCAGCAGCTACAAGAAGAACTTGAAACCGAAATTGTGGTGGAGGAAACTTCCGTACAGGAGGCATCTCCACCAATTCATACCGTTGCACACACTATCCAAGAACCCCCTGTTGCTCTTGTGGAAGAGTCCTTTGAGGAGCCTCCTAAGAAAACATATGCATCTATT TTACGAGTTTCCAAAGGGCTGCCAGTGTTGTCAGCTGCTCCAAAGCATGCTCCACATTCTTTCAAAAGTGCTCCACCTCCTCCAGAGTTGAACCATGTAGCACAGCCTGCTGTTCAGCAGTCAAGCTCTGCATCTATGTATGCTCCCGAGTCAGGGACCGAGGCAGCAGAAGAAGGCTATGCACTAGAAGAAG ATGAAGTAACATCTGTCTATGTTAGAAACTTGCCTGCTAATGTTACTGAAGTGGAGATTGACCAAGAATTTAAGAATTTTGGCAGAATTAAGCCAGATGGAATATTCATTAGGGTCCGAAAG GAAATTGGAGTCTGCTATGCATTTGTTGAATTTGAAGACATTATTGGTGTTCAAAATGCACTTCAG TCTTCTCCACTCCAATTGGCTGGAAGACAAGTATACATAGAGGAGCGGAGGCCAAACAGTGTCGGTGCAGCTCGGGGAGGAA GAAGGGGAAGAGGCAGAGGCAGCTATCAAGCAGATGCTCCGAGAGGGCGTTTTGGTGGTAGGAGCATGGGAAGGGGAGGTTATCAGGATGGTTCAGACTACACCAGACTAAGAGGTGATGGTTATCTTCAGCGTGGTTCACGATGA
- the LOC100812165 gene encoding nuclear transport factor 2 isoform X3 has protein sequence MASGFVKIKDIGGKRKFVQTFFLAPQEKGYFVMNDMFHFIDDGVMYPNLVPVASETIDTQPHLSASLAEPPAVSDYGLEEEAREYANSVHIDDDPVDKYSLPEHQQQLQEELETEIVVEETSVQEASPPIHTVAHTIQEPPVALVEESFEEPPKKTYASILRVSKGLPVLSAAPKHAPHSFKSAPPPPELNHVAQPAVQQSSSASMYAPESGTEAAEEGYALEEDEVTSVYVRNLPANVTEVEIDQEFKNFGRIKPDGIFIRVRKEIGVCYAFVEFEDIIGVQNALQSSPLQLAGRQVYIEERRPNSVGAARGGRRGRGRGSYQADAPRGRFGGRSMGRGGYQDGSDYTRLRGDGYLQRGSR, from the exons ATGGCCTcaggttttgtgaagataaaGGATATCGGTGGGAAGCGGAAGTTTGTTCAAACTTTCTTTCTTGCTCCTCAGGAGAAGGGTTACTTTGTAATGAATGATATGTTTCATTTCATTGATGATGGAGTAATGTACCCAAATCTGGTACCAGTGGCATCCGAAACGATTGACACACAACCACATCTTTCTGCTTCTCTTGCTGAGCCACCAG CAGTTTCAGACTACGGCTTAGAGGAAGAAGCCAGGGAATATGCCAACTCAGTTCATATAGATGATGATCCAGTGGACAAGTATAGTCTTCCTGAGCACCAGCAGCAGCTACAAGAAGAACTTGAAACCGAAATTGTGGTGGAGGAAACTTCCGTACAGGAGGCATCTCCACCAATTCATACCGTTGCACACACTATCCAAGAACCCCCTGTTGCTCTTGTGGAAGAGTCCTTTGAGGAGCCTCCTAAGAAAACATATGCATCTATT TTACGAGTTTCCAAAGGGCTGCCAGTGTTGTCAGCTGCTCCAAAGCATGCTCCACATTCTTTCAAAAGTGCTCCACCTCCTCCAGAGTTGAACCATGTAGCACAGCCTGCTGTTCAGCAGTCAAGCTCTGCATCTATGTATGCTCCCGAGTCAGGGACCGAGGCAGCAGAAGAAGGCTATGCACTAGAAGAAG ATGAAGTAACATCTGTCTATGTTAGAAACTTGCCTGCTAATGTTACTGAAGTGGAGATTGACCAAGAATTTAAGAATTTTGGCAGAATTAAGCCAGATGGAATATTCATTAGGGTCCGAAAG GAAATTGGAGTCTGCTATGCATTTGTTGAATTTGAAGACATTATTGGTGTTCAAAATGCACTTCAG TCTTCTCCACTCCAATTGGCTGGAAGACAAGTATACATAGAGGAGCGGAGGCCAAACAGTGTCGGTGCAGCTCGGGGAGGAA GAAGGGGAAGAGGCAGAGGCAGCTATCAAGCAGATGCTCCGAGAGGGCGTTTTGGTGGTAGGAGCATGGGAAGGGGAGGTTATCAGGATGGTTCAGACTACACCAGACTAAGAGGTGATGGTTATCTTCAGCGTGGTTCACGATGA